One genomic window of Bactrocera dorsalis isolate Fly_Bdor chromosome 4, ASM2337382v1, whole genome shotgun sequence includes the following:
- the LOC105226146 gene encoding uncharacterized protein LOC105226146: protein MERKSSFESRNKRQLQSDVESKRKRHKGGSNKQKLDGDIRMETIIYKLDSRNKIVLPRADETNTDNEFLQYVKARIEEKSLPANGRRNSKDKTKKHEYTRKPRRYSYDSSTSIDEHTAKHARNSTSGGHRGSRSGRYKHADDYDGSEERMSHNYGKRPSNGYDRNVGSCGCTRRNNSVADYDRRPSNGYDRNVDFCSCTHGNNSVAVPKEMAYAREQKAAPVNGQHFCELSEEQMLQCFQLVFKKLCTLRNANGTRLEIDVATPSQEESPEATSTTRPQRYTPPPQTLPHPQPTPQPPPLPQPPPPPPERLHEPVETRVLGKQFDVNNGQFANVTDNQNQSENSPRQSFGGAEPISEVPEQNQQHAHQLTPNVPMEQHYEQQQQQQQYEQEPSKPLEAVERHSSLTFMERYPTEFDPDSMHFTHPIRTSTQSGVAGRESLGGNYVQGGGSQAANGANTNYPIYPYGYKNGLQKLSATSVRIIPNVTVVDCNDNFCSIPLCSPNNNESYEYILMRVKKNRTVQCNCKR from the exons ATGGAAAGAAAATCCTCCTTTGAGTCACGCAACAAACGACAACTACAATCCGATGTGGAGAGCAAGAGAAAGCGGCACAAGGGCGGCAGCAATAAGCAAAAACTCGATGGAGATATTCGAATGGAAACCATCATTTATAAATTGGATAGtcgaaataaaattgttttaccAAGAGCCGATGAAACAAATACAGACAATGAATTTCTGCAATATGTTAAAGCACGTATCGAAGAAAAAAGTTTGCCGGCCAATGGAAGGAGAAACAGTAAGGATAAAACGAAGAAGCACGAATACACGCGAAAACCAAGGCGATATAGTTACGACAGTAGCACATCCATTGACGAGCATACAGCGAAACATGCACGGAATAGCACCAGCGGCGGGCATAGGGGATCAAGAAGTGGACGATACAAGCATGCCGACGACTACGATGGCAGCGAAGAAAGAATGTCGCATAATTATGGTAAACGTCCCTCGAATGGTTACGATAGAAATGTAGGCTCTTGCGGCTGCACACGCCGGAACAACAGTGTTGCCGATTATGACAGGCGTCCCTCGAACGGTTACGATAGGAATGTAGACTTTTGCAGCTGCACACACGGCAACAACAGTGTTGCCGTACCGAAGGAAATGGCATACGCGCGCGAACAAAAAGCGGCGCCTGTGAACGGACAGCATTTTTGCGAGCTGAGTGAAGAGCAAATGCTGCAGTGTTTCCAGCTGGTGTTCAAAAAACTATGCACATTACGAAATGCTAATGGCACGAGACTGGAAATTGATGTTGCTACGCCAAGTCAGGAAGAAAGTCCAGAAGCAACGTCAACAACTCGACCCCAGCGATACACGCCACCACCGCAAACACTGCCGCATCCACAGCCAACACCACAGCCACCACCACTGCCacaaccaccaccaccaccaccagagAGACTGCACG AGCCAGTTGAAACCCGCGTTTTAGGCAAGCAGTTTGATGTCAACAACGGCCAGTTCGCTAATGTAACTGACAATCAGAATCAATCAGAAAACTCTCCAAGGCAATCATTTGGTGGTGCCGAGCCGATCAGTGAAGTTCCAGAACAAAATCAGCAACACGCTCATCAATTAACTCCCAATGTTCCAATGGAACAGCATtatgaacaacaacagcagcaacagcaatacgAACAAGAGCCTTCTAAGCCATTGGAAGCTGTTGAGAGGCATAGCAGTCTTACATTTATGGAGAGGTATCCCACAGAATTCGACCCAGATAGCATGCATTTCACACACCCGATAAGAACTTCAACTCAGTCTGGTGTTGCCGGCCGGGAGAGCTTAGGGGGAAATTATGTACAAGGCGGAGGCAGTCAGGCGGCTAACGGGGCGAACACAAACTATCCCATCTATCCATATGGTTATAAAAATGGTTTACAAAAATTATCGGCCACCAGTGTTAGAATTATACCGAACGTCACGGTTGTGGATTGTAATGACAATTTTTGTTCAATTCCATTATGCTCACCGAATAACAATGAAAGCTACGAGTATATTCTGATGCGAGTGAAAAAGAACAGAACGGTTCAGTGCAATTGTAAGAGGTGA
- the LOC115066149 gene encoding axoneme-associated protein mst101(2) isoform X1, producing the protein MPSTAKHCLAKRKHDERRAEAHSASRQKEVQELWFNPHATEICESRMNICLCDCDCHLWQDENVQRELRKLANIYSHKNPPGMKDEEETEPKTKTKTKGKVRSVDEEEEEPTKGFLCCKKSSTKRSHSKQREEKEQRKRQKSKDEDNTKKVHEKSISRSRMRPFPVNRRFKTREEVKRYRELKAIYTTKPRNPQHSDKQNDTETKSNSQNTIEAKGRSPKKHAASSSADSITTAAQRQHRSRKTKTEPRTRPQESNDSGYPRDRPYAPMYADEREHMELKEDDHKDSAVGCCGMRKKSKANKQQREYEAYTPAHCSEKQTPRPNLEAECAPTTEEMELLEMLRATYTREVKPEQEQKSKSATSTATTTEEETGCCGSNSKKKQQQAETDLCEQCYFCECSCGDNYPKELITQTNDSKSKQFDKAAEPFCSCDTSSDSKNGNKEHIFKYPTREMISLQVDEQHTPGKTKSVGIRARDRNQIDTSKSDNSMYTTKRKPKSIKGAKNKNSPKDVDSEKTSCCSFLCRKKQNTESDKPETKTKPAKKRKKPTTAVSFSDAKPQKRKQQATKPIEEGKGRNVNVKRRKQPAFHPKPEPKTKSSPKPPLSSSKYKPQQADGRKARRRNQPAFHPKPESKTQPKVKTSSSSVNRKSPSGDKRKATARGKICPPAKPKKAKPSSKQAERSSLKKDTGSETSCCPCLRAKNNFEHSNIKEKGHKKDKPEAYAGSKRKPAKVKSAEKVQMEKPKKRQRKPSLTQSHEKVQRMKPKQSGNSKQQASKVESREKLEKKQSGTSCWSCFRKNKTKKSDTSKKEPSKNKSTEKLYRDRPKDDSKQKLSKHQSQEKFKKEKSMKHPDSKQKASKSKSKETLEKKASESSCWSCRSGDKKEKAKHVDESKRRPTKSKSEQKLQKNHPNKSTASKQKHAKASKSQEKIERKSSQASCWSCCSSGKKDKTKESDLPKKRTTRSKSQDNKQFARDPARVHKDRPKKTGDSKQKPFKAKSQEKVQKQSSETSCWSCRSNKEKNKKQPSRTKSQDKTLKDRSMSKSKSHDKIQKGNTKPLDSKQKPSKARSQEKVRQQSSNTSCWSCGGKNKEKKPNESKKKPSKSKSQEKIQGDKPKKSADTKRKPSKARSQENVQKQSSKTSCWSCGGKNKEKKPNESKKKPSKSKSQEKIQSDKPKKSTDSKQKPSKARSQEKVQKQSSNTSCWSCRSNKEKDKKQPSRTKSQDKTLKDRSMSKSKSQDKIQKGKTKRPLDSKQKPSKARSQEKVQKQSSNTSCWSCGGKNKEKKPNESKKKPSKSKSQEKIQGDKPKKSADAKHKPSKARSQENVQKQSSKTSCWSCRSNGEKDKAKKLDEPKKKLSKSRVQDKVQKDNSKPSKARSQEKVQKQPSKTSCWSCRSSGEKEKAKKLDEPKKKLSKSRVQDKVQKDKSKPSKARSQEKVQKQPSKTSCWSCRSSGEKEKAKKLDESKMKATKNKSRDKIQKSRSKELADSKATSQDKVPNYRLRKLIKPNERPTKAKSQEKLQAQKSETSCCSSRSKKEKDKSTKLEGSKKPSSSKTQLSKAKSQEQVQKKQSGTSCCSCCSKGTSDKDSKTKPSKAQQKEVQEKPVRKYSLFSRRSKKEKLKGKAAPESPVGEDQAKPKKRNKKAEKTKPSESSFCSCCSSSHKSLKDKDKKSKKDKCAVKTKPEDISYCKALYQELENIIMQQNECAIMISQTRINKAAETKSSKSSLKSKQKEQEHQKQKAEKTNQNAKEKRASKQKNTKPVPNQNSKQRSRSQIRSEKSNSDLDMEKAYMPEYVLGKPQRTGAVIARARKVRYSLLPSLKAQKKYHLYKGCRHEVAFQT; encoded by the exons AAGCCATTTATACCACAAAACCAAGAAATCCACAGCATTCAGATAAGCAAAATGATACTGAAACAAAGTCTAACTCCCAGAATACGATTGAAGCCAAAGGACGCAGTCCAAAAAAACATGCCGCCAGCTCAAGTGCTGATTCAATAACCACGGCCGCGCAAAGGCAGCACAGATCACGTAAGACTAAGACGGAACCAAGAACGAGACCGCAGGAGAGCAATGATAGCGGCTATCCACGCGATCGACCTTATGCTCCCATGTATGCAGACGAAAGAGAGCATATGGAGTTGAAAGAGGATGACCACAAAGACTCTGCGGTAGGCTGTTGCGGAATGCGTAAAAAATCGAAAGCTAATAAGCAGCAACGGGAATATGAAGCCTACACACCTGCGCATTGCTCTGAAAAACAAACTCCAAGGCCAAACCTGGAGGCGGAGTGTGCACCCACAACCGAAGAAATGGAGCTGCTGGAAATGCTTAGAGCCACTTACACACGTGAAGTGAAACCTGAGCAGGAGCAAAAATCGAAATCCGCAACAtcaacagctacaacaacagaGGAGGAAACGGGTTGTTGTGGCTCGAACTCtaaaaagaaacaacagcaGGCAGAGACTGATTTATGTGAACAATGTTACTTTTGTGAGTGCAGTTGTGGGGATAATTATCCTAAAGAATTGATTACCCAAACCAATGACTCCAAGAGTAAGCAATTCGATAAGGCAGCCGAACCATTTTGTTCATGCGATACTTCTTCCGATTCTAAGAACGGAAATAaagaacacatttttaaatatccCACCCGGGAGATGATCTCTTTGCAAGTGGATGAACAGCATACACCCGGAAAAACAAAATCTGTAGGGATACGTGCAAGAGATAGAAACCAAATTGATACGAGCAAATCGGATAATTCTATGTACACCACTAAGCGAAAACCGAAAAGCATTAAGGGTGCGAAAAATAAGAACTCGCCAAAGGATGTTGATTCCGAGAAAACGTCTTGCTGCTCTTTCTTATGTCGCAAGAAGCAAAATACTGAAAGCGATAAACCAGAAACAAAAACCAAGCCagctaaaaaacgaaaaaaacctACTACAGCCGTTAGTTTCTCCGATGCGAAACCGCAAAAGCGTAAGCAACAAGCCACAAAACCTATCGAAGAAGGAAAAGGTAGGAATGTGAATGTAAAACGGCGAAAACAACCAGCTTTTCATCCCAAACCTGAGCCGAAAACCAAGTCATCCCCAAAACCCCCGTTATCTTCTTCGAAATATAAACCGCAACAAGCTGATGGCAGAAAGGCAAGACGTCGAAATCAGCCAGCTTTTCATCCTAAACCTGAATCGAAAACGCAGCCAAAAGTAAAAACTTCATCTTCCTCCGTGAACCGGAAGTCACCGTCTGGTGATAAGAGAAAAGCTACAGCCAGAGGTAAAATTTGTCCTCCAGCAAAACCAAAGAAAGCAAAACCTTCATCCAAACAAGCAGAACGAAGCTCGTTAAAAAAGGATACTGGCTCTGAAACGTCTTGCTGTCCTTGTTTAAGAgccaaaaataatttcgaacataGCAACATTAAGGAAAAAG GCCACAAGAAAGACAAGCCCGAAGCATATGCTGGCAGTAAAAGAAAACCAGCTAAAGTCAAAAGTGCCGAAAAAGTTCAAATGGAAAAGCCCAAGAAACGACAACGGAAACCTTCACTTACACAAAGTCACGAAAAAGTTCAAAGGATGAAGCCAAAACAGTCAGGTAATTCAAAACAACAAGCTTCGAAAGTCGAAAGTCGGGAAAAACTGGAAAAGAAACAATCAGGCACATCATGCTGGTCTTGTTTTAgaaagaataaaacaaaaaaatcagataCATCTAAAAAGGAGCCTTCGAAGAATAAAAGTACGGAGAAACTGTACAGAGATAGACCGAAAGATGATTCCAAGCAGAAGCTATCAAAGCATCAAAgtcaagaaaaatttaaaaaggaaaagtcAATGAAACATCCTGATTCTAAACAGAAGGCTTCAAAGTCTAAAAGTAAAGAAACTCTGGAAAAGAAAGCATCCGAATCATCATGTTGGTCCTGTCGTTCAGGCGATAAGAAAGAAAAAGCAAAGCACGTAGATGAATCTAAAAGGCGACCTACAAAATCCAAAAGTgagcaaaaacttcaaaagaatCATCCAAACAAATCTACCGCTTCTAAACAGAAACATGCAAAAGCTAGCAAAAGTCAAgagaaaattgaaagaaaatcatCACAGGCATCATGTTGGTCTTGTTGTTCCAGTGGCAAAAAGGACAAAACTAAGGAATCGGATCTACCTAAAAAAAGAACTACAAGGAGCAAAAGTCAGGACAACAAACAATTTGCCAGAGATCCTGCAAGAGTACATAAGGATAGACCAAAGAAAACTGGAGATTCCAAACAAAAACCCTTCAAAGCTAAAAGTCAAGAAAAAGTTCAAAAGCAGTCATCCGAGACGTCGTGTTGGTCATGTcgttcaaataaagaaaaaaataagaagcaACCCTCAAGAACCAAGAGCCAAGACAAAACTCTAAAAGATAGGTCTATGTCAAAGAGTAAAAGTCACGACAAAATTCAAAAAGGAAACACAAAGCCCCTGGATTCTAAGCAAAAACCGTCAAAAGCAAGAAGCCAAGAAAAAGTTCGACAGCAGTCTTCGAATACATCTTGTTGGTCTTGTGGTgggaaaaacaaagaaaagaaaccGAACGAATCTAAAAAGAAACCATCAAAAAGTAAAAGTCAGGAAAAAATTCAAGGGGATAAACCAAAAAAGTCGGCTGATACTAAACGTAAACCTTCGAAAGCTAGAAGTCAAGAAAATGTTCAAAAGCAGTCTTCAAAAACGTCTTGTTGGTCTTGTGGTgggaaaaacaaagaaaagaaaccGAACGAATCTAAAAAGAAACCATCAAAAAGTAAAAGTCAGGAGAAAATTCAAAGCGATAAGCCAAAGAAGTCGACTGATTCTAAACAAAAACCTTCAAAAGCCAGAAGCCAAGAAAAAGTTCAAAAGCAGTCTTCGAATACGTCTTGCTGGTCTTGTcgttcaaataaagaaaaagataagaagcaaccctCAAGAACCAAGAGCCAAGACAAAACTCTAAAAGATAGGTCTATGTCAAAGAGTAAAAGTCAAGACAAAATTCAAAAAGGAAAGACAAAGAGGCCCCTGGATTCTAAACAAAAACCTTCAAAAGCCAGAAGCCAAGAAAAAGTTCAAAAGCAGTCTTCGAATACATCTTGTTGGTCTTGTGGTgggaaaaacaaagaaaagaaaccGAACGAATCTAAAAAGAAACCATCAAAAAGTAAAAGTCAGGAGAAAATTCAAGGGGATAAACCAAAAAAGTCGGCGGATGCTAAACATAAACCTTCGAAAGCTAGAAGTCAAGAAAATGTTCAAAAGCAGTCTTCAAAAACGTCTTGTTGGTCTTGTCGTTCCAATGGAGAAAAAGATAAAGCAAAGAAACTGGATGAACCAAAAAAGAAACTTTCAAAAAGTAGAGTTCAAGACAAAGTTCAAAAGGATAATTCAAAGCCTTCGAAAGCTCGAAGTCaagaaaaagttcaaaaacaGCCTTCGAAAACATCTTGTTGGTCTTGTCGCTCTAGTGGAGAAAAAGAGAAAGCAAAGAAACTGGATGAACCAAAAAAGAAACTTTCAAAAAGTAGAGTTCAAGACAAAGTTCAAAAGGATAAGTCAAAGCCTTCGAAAGCTCGAAGTCaagaaaaagttcaaaaacaGCCTTCGAAAACATCTTGTTGGTCTTGTCGCTCTAGTGGAGAAAAAGAGAAAGCAAAGAAGTTGGACGAATCTAaaatgaaagcaacaaaaaataaaagtcggGACAAAATTCAAAAGAGTAGATCAAAAGAGTTGGCAGATTCCAAAGCTACTAGCCAGGATAAGGTTCCAAACTATAGACTAAGGAAGCTGATCAAACCCAACGAAAGGCCCACAAAGGCGAAAAGTCAAGAAAAACTGCAAGCGCAAAAATCAGAAACATCATGCTGCTCCTCTcgttcaaaaaaagaaaaagataagTCCACAAAATTAGAGGGATCAAAGAAGCCTTCAAGTAGCAAAACTCAGCTTTCAAAAGCAAAAAGTCAAGAGCAAGTTCAAAAGAAACAATCTGGTACTTCCTGTTGTTCGTGTTGTTCAAAAGGAACAAGTGATAAAGATTCAAAAACGAAACCATCGAAAGCCCAACAAAAAGAAGTGCAAGAGAAACCAGTCAGAAAATACAGTCTGTTTTCACGACGAAGTAAAAAAGAGAAATTGAAGGGAAAGGCTGCACCGGAAAGTCCTGTTGGGGAAGATCAAGCAAAAccgaaaaaacgaaataaaaaagcggAAAAAACTAAACCGTCTGAGTCTTCGTTCTGTTCCTGCTGCTCCAGCAGTCATAAATCATTAAAGGACAAAGACAAGAAATCCAAAAAAGATAAGTGTGCTGTTAAAACTAAGCCAGAAGACATTTCCTACTGCAAGGCGCTCTATCAAGAATTAGAAAACATAATCATGCAACAAAATGAATGCGCAATAATGATTTCACAAACTAGAATAAACAAGGCCGCAGAAACGAAGTCATCCAAATCATCTCTAAAATCGAAGCAAAAGGAACAAGAACATCAAAAGCAAAAGGCAGAAAAAACCAACCAAAATGCCAAAGAAAAGAGAGCaagtaagcaaaaaaatacGAAGCCCGTaccaaatcaaaattcaaaGCAGAGAAGCAGGTCACAAATACGAAGCGAAAAGTCTAACAGCGACTTAGACATGGAGAAAGCTTATATGCCAGAATATGTGCTGGGCAAGCCACAGCGAACAGGCGCAGTCATCGCTCGAGCGCGTAAGGTGAGGTACAGTCTCTTACCGAGCCTTAAGGCACAAAAAAAATACCATCTTTACAAAGGATGTAGGCACGAGGTTGCTTTTCAAACTTAA